In Ilumatobacter fluminis, the following proteins share a genomic window:
- a CDS encoding YbjQ family protein → MIITTTETVPGRDIREILDVVSGNTIRSKNVGKDIGAGLKSLVGGELRSYTAMLTEAREEAKQRMTESAQVLGADAIVNVRFTTSQVAGGAAELLAYGTAVKLT, encoded by the coding sequence ATGATCATCACCACCACCGAGACCGTTCCGGGACGCGACATCCGGGAGATCCTCGACGTCGTGTCGGGCAACACGATCCGCTCGAAGAACGTCGGTAAGGACATCGGTGCGGGCTTGAAGAGCCTGGTCGGCGGCGAGCTGCGGAGCTACACGGCGATGCTGACCGAGGCCCGCGAGGAGGCGAAGCAGCGGATGACCGAATCGGCGCAGGTGCTCGGCGCCGACGCGATCGTCAACGTGCGCTTCACCACCTCCCAGGTCGCCGGCGGCGCCGCCGAACTCCTCGCCTACGGCACCGCCGTCAAACTCACCTGA
- a CDS encoding c-type cytochrome: protein MLVALTLTFWNSDTDSSTEAAALEGAGLFEAKGCASCHDGPSSTARPGGAPSLRRAVDWAGDRRPGMTAEEYIAESIVAPAVFVSPAYAGGVPWMPTLTVTQDEIDALVTYLLDHVG, encoded by the coding sequence GTGCTGGTCGCGCTCACCCTGACGTTCTGGAACAGCGACACCGACTCGTCGACCGAGGCAGCGGCGCTCGAGGGTGCCGGCCTGTTCGAGGCCAAGGGCTGCGCGAGCTGCCACGACGGACCGAGTTCGACCGCACGCCCCGGTGGGGCGCCGTCGCTCCGCCGCGCCGTGGACTGGGCGGGCGACCGACGCCCCGGCATGACGGCCGAGGAGTACATCGCCGAATCGATCGTCGCCCCGGCTGTCTTCGTCTCCCCCGCCTACGCCGGAGGCGTGCCCTGGATGCCCACCCTCACCGTCACCCAAGACGAGATCGACGCCCTCGTCACCTACCTCCTCGACCACGTCGGTTGA